ATTGCTCTTCGTGAAGCATTTTGTTTTCGCATGGTCTACATTTGAGGATTGTTTTATGTACCTAACATTTATTATGTTTTTCAAATCAGGCACACCCTGCAGAAAATGACCCAGAGGATCCAACACAGCCAAATCGGTTTAATGCAGTTATTGAGAAAATCGAGCGCCTATACATGGTAACAATGGATGACATTATTTCACTCCATATTCACCATGCACTGAGTTTTGACTCTGTATTCAAATTTCCAGGGTAAACATAGCAGCGATGAAGAAGATCTTGATGATGTACCAGATGATGACCAATATGCCACTGATGATTCTTTTATTGATGATGCTGAATTGGTTGGTTGTTCGATTTTTTTAGTGCCATCTCATATATATTGCACTGTGAAAACAACCCTATGTTGCTTATGAATCTGTACTGATCTCGTTGATGTGCACTCTGCTAGTTAAACATCTATCATTTGGTCAACTACAGTAGTAGTTGGTTCTTTGTAATTCTTATAGTTTGTATACACATTACCTGACCTGTATGTCTGGAAAAGATTGCACAGAGTATTCACAGCATATTAGATAACCATTTGCCTAATACTTCCACCGacttagttttttcttttgaaagtGACTTTGTTTACGTGTATAATGGTAGGATACTAGGATTATAAAATTTATCATTGTAAATTGACATGCTCAAACATTTTTCTTATATGCATTGAGAAAGAATTGTCACAGGTTGTTGACTGCTTTCTTATTTCATATCTTTGCAGGATGAGTATTTCGAAGTTGATAATTTGACTACCAAGCACAATGGATATTTTATTAACAAAGGGTCATTGGAACTGATGTAAGGTTCCTCAAAACTCTGTCGATTTAATAGAAAAATCATGATATTTTTGTTCTGTTAATGCTTGTAGAGTGCATCCATGGAATTTTAATGGatgttctgtttttctttagTATAATACCTTGCTGGATGGTACTGGGGTTGCGCGTTTGATTGCAACAACCTTTCACCCTTGATTCTAGTAATACCATATCTATTTAGCCATTTGATTTATCACAGTTGCTATGGATGCCAATCACCTGTGGCCACCTTTTTACTTTTCGCTACTATTAAGTATTGACTATATATTTGTGTCGTCTGAAATGAGAGCATATCATGTCATAACTATGGTATGTAAGGACAAGCTTATAATAATCAAAGCTACTGATCAAAATAGCAGCAAAACATGATTGCATTGGTTACAGCAGCACGATGAAGATAATTTGGGGCCAATTTTTGTATATGGCAGTACGGATGCTCTGTTTCAATTTAATAGCAGCAACATGCCTGGGAAATTAGCAGCAAACATTTTTACTTTTACCCATGCATTTTGATATATGCTTACAtctttggtactccctccgtcccataattcttgtcgctgttttaatacaaaattgaactaaaacagcgacaagaattatggaacggaggaagtagcatGGATGATTTAAATCAACCATCTTTTGCAGTGAAACTAGTACAACGGCTAATGTTtccacaaagaaaagaagaagaaaagactCCTCAGGTGCTCATATTGAAAATAATAAGGGTGCTGTGGGTGATAATGTGAGCATGAGCAACATGCCTGGGAAATCCTCAGCAAGAGGTGCTGCTCATGAAGGGAATAAATTAGCTACTAGCAACTTAGGTTCGAATGGTGAATATTACCATGAAGGCAAGAAGACTAAAACCAGTGCAACTGGAGTCCCCAAAAGGAGATCGTCTGATTTTGCCACAGGTTTTGATTCTGCAGCACACACAATGGCATCCAGTAAGGATGTGTCAAATTCTCCTTCAGAGCTAAAACACTTTGAAAAGCATAAAACTGCAGCATTTCCGCCTACTGATTTTGGTAATAAGTCGAGAGCCAGTGAGACGTATGACTATGCTTCAGCATACAGGGATAAAGATCCTTCAGTGCAACTTGATTTCCAACAAAAGAAGACTTGTATTGGGGAAAACCAAGATCTGACCAATAAAATGTATCATAAAGAGAAACATGGAATGAATGACTTTTCTGGCATGGCTGGGTCTGCTGCTGTCTATCCTACACAAACAATGGTAAGAACTATACCCTGTTTGCCGTACCAGCAAACACATTTacattaaaaaatatattcatcAAAGCACTCTCACAGACTAGACACAGTTGCATGTATAGAGGCCTGTGTGCATGCTAAATTAcatttgttttgatttttcagCACCCAATCACTGCTAGTGCTAGGGGGAGTGCAGGTACCAAACCTAAAGGCACCAGGCTTGAGCGAGCCATTCGGGATCTCCAAAAGATTGTTGCTGAAATTGAATGTGAGTATTACATAACGTTCCCTTGAGTATTTTTGTTGATTGTGGTGTAGTGCTGAAAGTAATTTTAGATACTTGCAAAAACTCTCCTTGCAGATAGACCAGCTATTGATGTTAATGAGGCTGACCCAAATGGCCAGGCATCAGTTAAACGACGATTGCCTCAAGAAGTAAAGCAAAAACTTGCCAAGGTCGCAAGGCTATCGGTATGTAGTAGCACCACCAATTTGTTGGGATTCAAGTGCATCTGAAACTCTGAATGTTTGTGTTCCATATGATTTCctacgtgtgtgtgtgttcttgagGTCTTGACTAGTGAACCTTTTAGTTCTTGAACCTTATATCTAAGAAAATTAATCTTTATAAACAGAACACGCACACATGTAATTTTTCATTCTCTATAGTTAATCTTAATATGTCGCCTTAGCATAGTGGCAATTGTTTAAAATTCTTGTGATAATGCAGTTAGTCATTTTAATATGAATTTACTATGACATTAGTTCATTTGTAATAATTGATCTTTCAATTCGTTAGTAAAATTTCTTAAAACTATGCAAAACCCTTTTGACTTCTCTCTTTGGTGAAATTTTAGCTGTGCATCTTGAATTTGAATGGTATTGTATCTGCTAGCTGTGTAGCTGTTTGTAATACTGCTTGAGTTGCACAGGCAAACCATGGAAAGGTCCAAGAGCACGAGTTGATGGATCGCCTCATGGGCATAGTTGGACACCTTGTGCAGCGTAGGACACTGAAGGTGAGTTGTGTTTTTAGGGAAGTAAACAAACATGTCCTTGACACCAGACATTTTGGTAGATATGTTGCTTTGTTCTGAAACATATCTTTTGTATGTGCCAAATTGGTAAAAGAAAAAGTTTACTTGCTTTGTTTTGAtacccaaaaaaatattttttttggtcaCTGTCACGATCTTCCCAAAGTGATGTAACCATCCTTTTTGCATTAATATCATACTGCCGCGGATCCATAATatgtgtctcagatttagtacaaagtttagtacaaagttgtactaaatctgagacacttattttggatcgaagggagtagcAAAAGGGGATATTATCTTAAGCACTTTTCATAAGGGGATCAATGTTTATTAATTTGAGCGCAATTTAAATTGTTTGGTGTGTGCTAGCTTTTAGTAGACACAATTTAACATCATGCAATTTTAAACATAGGGAGTATATGCCAACTCATTTTGGTAGTATGTTTCAGTTGAGTACTTCTCATCAGATTAAAGAGTACAATTAGGATGGAAAAAAAACCCGTACAAGCACAGCTGCATAAATCCCTATATTTACCTTTAATACCTTTTGAATCAAACCATAATTTAGATATTGAAAATCCTTTCAAACGCTGCAACTACAGTACTACACTGGAGGACAGGATATGCAACTACGCTGTGAGTAAGAAATCTACTCTCTGGATGCATCTGCAGTAGAAAAAGGGACATGTTGCTAACAGGAATTTCTTATCGGCCTACATTCTGTAGTTTGTAAGTCATGCTTATGTGGTATAGTGTGTGGTGTACTGATCCTGTGGAGTGATCAAATGATTGCACTCAACTACGTGCCTATGACATGATCATCCTTTGTGCAACGCTTGTTTCCGTCTCTAACTCATGCTACTTTTGAACAGAGAAACATGAAAGAAATGGTAGAATTAGGACTCTCTGCTAAACAAGAGAAGGCTGATAGGTTCCAGCGTGTAAAAATGGAAATCAATGAAATGGTCCAAACACGTGTGGCTGCCAAGGCAAAGGTAAAGATATATTCTAATAAGTTTGAGACCTCCATTATCTTATTCAAGTTATCATTCCCGTTTATTACTTTCGAAGTTAGATGCTCTGTTACTTATGGGCTACCAGGCCAATGAACAACAGGATGGTTCAGCCGATGATTTTCAGATCATGAATGATGAACAAAGAGCTTCAAAAGGAAAGTTTGTAATGGATACTGCACTGGAGGACAGGATATGCGATTTGTATGATCTGTACGTTGAGGTATAAATCTGTGATCATAAGAATTTGAAGTTTGTGCAAATTGCTGATCATTTTTTGGTTGTGGCATGTAGCAGAAGGGCGTTAGCTCCAATGTTACCTTTTTAGCCTGTTATGTTATTTGGATTCTACTGAAGATTGAAAGTAATTTTATGTGTACATTTGATTCTTCTTTAATAGTGAAACAAGTAGCATAGTTGCTTTAACAAAGGAGGCTTCGTTGAGATCCTAGCTTTAGTCCTTGTTTGGTTTAATTGACATATATCTGTCTGCATTTTGGCAGGGTATGGATGAAGACAAGGGTCCTCAAAGCAGGAAACTATATGTAGAGGTATTAGCCTTGAGCCTATGAGTCTTGACCCTTATTTTTtcaccatttttcttttctcccaaaAGATTCTTGGAGATCTGAACTCGATGAGTAATTGCTTGATTGTTTAAATGGCCTTCAAAATGACAATTGTGATGTTTGttataattattattttctaagATGTAGGAGACTCCTTTTCCTGAGTCTCCTATTCACATCCTCATTCAAAACTGGATCCTTTGCAATTTTTGTCGCTAATCATTCTCATATGTGAATTTTTCGCAATGCTTTCATTTGGGAAGAGTAAGGCCAAATTGCTGTTATCCTTAAAGTAGCCAAAAGGAAGAAGCAATGTTGGCAGTTcaaaagaaatgaaatttGCATCATGAGGTGGCAGATGATTAATCCAAATTTGTTGAATATGGCTTGTTTTTACATGCAAATTCTAAATAGGCAGTTTGCTGCTATATTGCTGTACACTGTTAATATTCATGTGGATTGTGCAACGTGGCTCATGATTTGTTAAGTGGGCTTGCATTTTAGTCACTTTGAGTAACAGAGTAAGGCTCGTCATTTATGGGTGCACCATTTATCTCTACCTTTTTGTTCAGCATGCTtataatattatttttcttggcACCAGCTTGCAGAGTTATGGCCACAAGGTTGCATGGATAATGTTGGAATCAAAGATGCCATAACTAGATCGAAGGAGCGAAAGAGAGCATTATACAACCAGCAGAAGGTCAAGAATGTACATGCCTCTGTTCCTTAGTTACTTTAAATATACCTTGATAGaattaaaattaaaacagATGCAGCATAACGATGGGCAACTTTAAGTTGAATGTATCCCATGACAGTATGAAACCTGCCATGTTATCAGttcttgatttctttttttttttgacttgtTGAAGTTATCTTTACTCTTTGGTTAAAGGGAGTTTTGCCTGTGGTACGTGACGTATGCCCCCTCTCATCTTCTCTTGTGGGGATGTAGGCGCCGGCAAGTGACCCTACTCCTCAAAGACTAAACTGAAAAACAATTCTTGCTGATCCAATTGTGTCTCCCAACAAACTCGAACGCAAGCCTCGAAGTTGATGCATCGTTTCCCAGTCAGAGACTCCTGTTATTGTCTCTGGGCTCCCCCCAAATGGCCTGAATCCTAGGGCGCCACAATTGCGGTTGCTTTCACATGCCACTACTGCTGTGCTGCCAGCATACCACTGGTCTGCTTCCAAGACACACCTCTTCCGTCACTTTGTGATCTGCTGAAGCCAGTGATGATTGCATCCCCTACTATGGCACAAGTTGGGGCGATAATTTTACTGCACTCATGTAGCTTAGcttttttagaaaatttaTCTCAATTCATCAAATACCTAGTATTTTGTTATTGCGGATGAACCTGGTAAGAATTATTAGAGGAAAAATTGAATAGACGTCGCTGAAGGATGAGTGGAGCCAAAGGTGATGTCCAATGTGGGGCCAAAAGCGAAGCTTGCTAGAGCAATTGTTAAATGCCGACTGATGGATTTCTAAGTGATATTGGATCTGTAGTAGTGTATGCAGCCAGTACCTCATGTTTCCTCTATTATCTACTAGCTAAATAACCTGTGCATTGCTACAGAACAACAAACAGATTTGTAAAGACATAACAGTAATTTTGTTCTATTTCGAGGGCAGAGTGTGCTTTCCAACTGTGACGCGACAAACACCAACATATTCCTcttgttgtttttgcaaaacatGAAATTTGGAAAATGCGACAGCACAGGATGAAACATCATCTGTGATGCCAGAGGGAGATCAAAGACGAATGAAGAGGAAGACATCATCTTTCTCATTGACTCCTCATGTAGTGTGAATGGAGAAGGAGACACATGATGAGAGGAATGAAACCGTAGGGCCACAAACTGTGTTCAACCGCGTGCTGGCGAAATATAGTGAACTTTCTTTACTCGTGCCTAACATACATTTATGCCATTTGGTTGCAACACATGTCGCATTTATCTAGTTagctgatgtttttttttcttctgaaaaccCATTTTTGTGATGCAGCCCCATATGTCTTCtgctcttcaaaataaaacagaGTACACATGATGTAGCTGACTTATTATTTCCCCCTTTTCAATTAAAACAGGTCCGGGACGAGGAAAGACTGAAGAGGAAAAGGCTAGCTGAGGCAGCAAAACTGCCAGATGGTTACCCTGTTGCAATGCAGAGCGCAGTGGCCCAGCAAGCCGGACAACCATCCATTATAAACCCTGTTAGTTCATACCGTGTGACTGACTATGGACAGAACCAGGCATCAAAATGTCTTGAAAGGGTTCGTGATACAAGCACAAGTGATGGCAACAACAAAACTGCTGGcgaggtgaagaagaagaaaagaaagccaGAATCTGATCTTCTTGATGCACAAGCTAACCAACGGATGATTCCCTGGCATCATGGTACTGAGAAGCAAAAGCCTCCTAGGCATGTAGATGAGGCAAATACTAGTAATACCCTGTCCACCGTGCTTTGCCTCCCGAGCTATGATCAACAACCAAGCTGA
The Brachypodium distachyon strain Bd21 chromosome 2, Brachypodium_distachyon_v3.0, whole genome shotgun sequence genome window above contains:
- the LOC100823566 gene encoding ubinuclein-1 isoform X2, with protein sequence MDDPGAVPSSSSSAAAAAAATTPRVPAAAPPAAVAPPPLAPQQVPAAAVAAAGAAPQAAAVPRRQIFSVELKPGETTIVSWKKLLKESGQAGTSQPPPAAAAAEPAVAAQLGLPGAAHPAENDPEDPTQPNRFNAVIEKIERLYMGKHSSDEEDLDDVPDDDQYATDDSFIDDAELDEYFEVDNLTTKHNGYFINKGSLELIETSTTANVSTKKRRRKDSSGAHIENNKGAVGDNVSMSNMPGKSSARGAAHEGNKLATSNLGSNGEYYHEGKKTKTSATGVPKRRSSDFATGFDSAAHTMASSKDVSNSPSELKHFEKHKTAAFPPTDFGNKSRASETYDYASAYRDKDPSVQLDFQQKKTCIGENQDLTNKMYHKEKHGMNDFSGMAGSAAVYPTQTMHPITASARGSAGTKPKGTRLERAIRDLQKIVAEIEYRPAIDVNEADPNGQASVKRRLPQEVKQKLAKVARLSANHGKVQEHELMDRLMGIVGHLVQRRTLKRNMKEMVELGLSAKQEKADRFQRVKMEINEMVQTRVAAKAKANEQQDGSADDFQIMNDEQRASKGKFVMDTALEDRICDLYDLYVEGMDEDKGPQSRKLYVELAELWPQGCMDNVGIKDAITRSKERKRALYNQQKVRDEERLKRKRLAEAAKLPDGYPVAMQSAVAQQAGQPSIINPVSSYRVTDYGQNQASKCLERVRDTSTSDGNNKTAGEVKKKKRKPESDLLDAQANQRMIPWHHGTEKQKPPRHVDEANTSNTLSTVLCLPSYDQQPS
- the LOC100823566 gene encoding ubinuclein-1 isoform X3, translated to MDDPGAVPSSSSSAAAAAAATTPRVPAAAPPAAVAPPPLAPQQVPAAAVAAAGAAPQAAAVPRRQIFSVELKPGETTIVSWKKLLKESGQAGTSQPPPAAAAAEPAVAAQLGLPGAAHPAENDPEDPTQPNRFNAVIEKIERLYMGKHSSDEEDLDDVPDDDQYATDDSFIDDAELDEYFEVDNLTTKHNGYFINKGSLELIETSTTANVSTKKRRRKDSSGAHIENNKGAVGDNVSMSNMPGKSSARGAAHEGNKLATSNLGSNGEYYHEGKKTKTSATGVPKRRSSDFATGFDSAAHTMASSKDVSNSPSELKHFEKHKTAAFPPTDFGNKSRASETYDYASAYRDKDPSVQLDFQQKKTCIGENQDLTNKMYHKEKHGMNDFSGMAGSAAVYPTQTMHPITASARGSAGTKPKGTRLERAIRDLQKIVAEIEYRPAIDVNEADPNGQASVKRRLPQEVKQKLAKVARLSANHGKVQEHELMDRLMGIVGHLVQRRTLKRNMKEMVELGLSAKQEKADRFQRVKMEINEMVQTRVAAKAKDGSADDFQIMNDEQRASKGKFVMDTALEDRICDLYDLYVEGMDEDKGPQSRKLYVELAELWPQGCMDNVGIKDAITRSKERKRALYNQQKVKNVRDEERLKRKRLAEAAKLPDGYPVAMQSAVAQQAGQPSIINPVSSYRVTDYGQNQASKCLERVRDTSTSDGNNKTAGEVKKKKRKPESDLLDAQANQRMIPWHHGTEKQKPPRHVDEANTSNTLSTVLCLPSYDQQPS
- the LOC100823566 gene encoding ubinuclein-1 isoform X1; the protein is MDDPGAVPSSSSSAAAAAAATTPRVPAAAPPAAVAPPPLAPQQVPAAAVAAAGAAPQAAAVPRRQIFSVELKPGETTIVSWKKLLKESGQAGTSQPPPAAAAAEPAVAAQLGLPGAAHPAENDPEDPTQPNRFNAVIEKIERLYMGKHSSDEEDLDDVPDDDQYATDDSFIDDAELDEYFEVDNLTTKHNGYFINKGSLELIETSTTANVSTKKRRRKDSSGAHIENNKGAVGDNVSMSNMPGKSSARGAAHEGNKLATSNLGSNGEYYHEGKKTKTSATGVPKRRSSDFATGFDSAAHTMASSKDVSNSPSELKHFEKHKTAAFPPTDFGNKSRASETYDYASAYRDKDPSVQLDFQQKKTCIGENQDLTNKMYHKEKHGMNDFSGMAGSAAVYPTQTMHPITASARGSAGTKPKGTRLERAIRDLQKIVAEIEYRPAIDVNEADPNGQASVKRRLPQEVKQKLAKVARLSANHGKVQEHELMDRLMGIVGHLVQRRTLKRNMKEMVELGLSAKQEKADRFQRVKMEINEMVQTRVAAKAKANEQQDGSADDFQIMNDEQRASKGKFVMDTALEDRICDLYDLYVEGMDEDKGPQSRKLYVELAELWPQGCMDNVGIKDAITRSKERKRALYNQQKVKNVRDEERLKRKRLAEAAKLPDGYPVAMQSAVAQQAGQPSIINPVSSYRVTDYGQNQASKCLERVRDTSTSDGNNKTAGEVKKKKRKPESDLLDAQANQRMIPWHHGTEKQKPPRHVDEANTSNTLSTVLCLPSYDQQPS